From a single Nicotiana tabacum cultivar K326 chromosome 8, ASM71507v2, whole genome shotgun sequence genomic region:
- the LOC142163407 gene encoding zinc finger BED domain-containing protein RICESLEEPER 1-like, translated as MIEIEDDWDPKGSIGLIAEGDEPKKLAVTLNPIVVQNQPSKGDEVNMSIPLEFEAPSSAKAPGPIEVEFGVPKAPAPFDVAVLPPRVPIPVAMSDIRPFHSNDIPWDYTTEERRKGKTKTGETIVMENETETMNELQIVKTVGESNALTDSDSTTNNCESEPGSKKRKMVKERSMAWRYFNKFTDSEGVKKARCKFCSEEYVADTKHSGTSNLLLHITKCPTNPYKAEGSQTTLGFQPQGLTGDVSVIPWKFDQEACRRALARMIIKDELSFISVEKDGFRDFVRSLQPLFHIPSRTTMTRDYLEMYHEERLALKSILKESKQRICITTDTWTSIQRINYMCVTAHYIDNNWKLHKRILNFCPITSHKGQDLASGIAKCLLEWGVDKVFTVTVDNASSNDVMVRELSKQFTRWNTNLMEGKHVHVRCMAHIINLVVQDGLRDGSVSVERIRQAVRYIRQSAARWKKFKECCDLDRITSKKSLCLDVPTRWNSTYLILKVATVYEEAFTKYCDIDYGLMSCISNCICEDGQPAGPLLSSDWDSVRRIVKFLEIFYELTLKVSGTLYITSNVHFLEICVVDSSLKELMQNEDAFLREMAKNMKKKFDKYWGDPHKMNKMIFISCVLDPRHKFNTLSFALGAMFGETIGLKIQEDVKTYMDTLFNVYAIKNGGSGSCPYSPSSPCSGPSSPSSSSLLSKFMLDLKKHKKYGGVDSKTELDKYLGEDVEEDHEKFNILGWWKLNSPRFLTLAEMIGSSSCVYPRLAS; from the exons atgatcgagatcgaagacgACTGGGACCCTAAAGGGTCGATAGGATTGATTGCTGAGggtgatgagccaaagaaactGGCGGTCACGCTTAACCCAATTGTTGTGCAGAATCAGCCCTCCAAGGGAGATGAAGtaaatatgtctatacctctcgaatttgaagcaccttcttctgcaaagGCGCCCggaccaattgaggttgagttcggAGTCCCGAAGGCACCTGCACCTtttgatgttgctgtgttaccACCAAGGGTACCTattcctgtagcaatgtcagacataaGACCGTTCCACTCTAATgacataccatgggattacacaacTGAAGAAAGGAGGAAAGGGAAGACCAAGACGGGAGAAACAATTGTT atGGAAAACGAGACAGAGACAATGAATGAACTTCAAATTGTTAAAACAGTTGGTGAAAGTAATGCTTTAACTGATTCAGATTCAACAACCAATAACTGTGAATCTGAACCTGGttcgaagaaaagaaaaatggttaAAGAAAGATCAATGGCTTGGCGCTACTTCAACAAGTTCACTGATTCCGAGGGTGTGAAAAAAGCGAGATGCAAGTTTTGTTCAGAAGAATATGTAGCTGATACCAAGCATAGCGGCACAAGCAATTTGTTATTGCATATTACCAAATGTCCGACCAATCCCTACAAGGCAGAAGGTAGCCAGACAACATTAGGTTTTCAACCGCAAGGTCTAACAGGTGATGTTTCAGTTATCccttggaaatttgatcaagagGCATGTAGGAGGGCTTTAGCTCGTATGATTATTAAAGATGAACTTTCCTTTATTTCTGTTGAAAAAGATGGATTTAGAGACTTTGTGAGAAGTCTTCAACCTTTATTTCATATTCCATCTCGCACTACTATGACTAGGGATTATCTTGAGATGTACCATGAAGAAAGACTTGCTTTGAAGTCTATTCTTAAAGAATCAAAACAGAGAATATGTATTACTACTGATACATGGACTTCAATTCAAAGAATTAATTATATGTGTGTTACAGCCCATTACATTGACAATAATTGGAAATTACATAAAAGGATATTGAATTTTTGTCCAATTACTAGTCATAAAGGTCAAGATTTAGCTAGTGGTATTGCTAAGTGTTTACTTGAATGGGGAGTGGATAAAGTATTTACTGTGACAGTTGATAATGCGAGTTCTAATGATGTGATGGTTAGAGAGTTATCCAAGCAATTTACTAGATGGAACACTAACTTGATGGAAGGTAAGCATGTTCATGTGAGATGTATGGCTCACATCATCAATCTAGTTGTTCAAGATGGGTTGAGAGATGGGAGTGTGTCTGTTGAACGAATAAGACAAGCTGTTAGGTACATTAGACAATCTGCCGCAAGATGGAAAAAGTTTAAAGAATGTTGTGATCTTGATAGGATAACTTCTAAAAAATCATTGTGCTTGGATGTTCCTACTAGGTGGAACTCCACATATTTGATATTGAAGGTTGCTACAGTTTATGAGGAAGCCTTTACAAagtattgtgatattgattatgGTTTGATGTCATGTATTTCTAACTGCATTTGTGAGGATGGACAACCTGCAGGTCCACTTTTAAGTAGTGATTGGGATAGTGTAAGACGTATTGTGAAGTTTCTGGAAATTTTTTATGAACTCACCTTGAAAGTATCAGGTACACTTTATATTACGTCTAATGTGCACTTTCTTGAAATATGTGTTGTTGATTCTTCTTTGAAAGAGTTGATGCAAAATGAAGATGCTTTCTTGAGAGAAATggcaaaaaatatgaaaaagaaatttgACAAGTATTGGGGGGATCCACATAAGATGAACAAAATGATTTTTATCTCATGTGTGCTTGATCCACGCCATAAGTTTAATACTCTTTCATTTGCACTTGGTGCTATGTTTGGAGAAACAATAGGTTTGAAAATACAAGAGGATGTGAAAACATACATGGATACTTTGTTTAATGTGTATGCAATAAAAAATGGTGGTTCTGGTTCATGTCCATATTCTCCATCTTCTCCATGTTCTGGTCCATCTtctccatcttcttcatcattgCTCTCAAAATTCATGCTAGATTTAAAGAAGCATAAGAAATATGGCGGAGTTGATTCTAAAACGGAGTTAGATAAATATTTGGGTGAAGATGTTGAGGAAGACCATGAAAAGTTTAACATTCTGGGGTGGTGGAAGTTGAACTCACCTAGATTTCTCACTCTTGCTGAGATG ATTGGTTCAAGCTCTTGTGTGTATCCAAGATTGGCTTCGTAA